A region from the Tsuneonella mangrovi genome encodes:
- the ssb gene encoding single-stranded DNA-binding protein yields MAGSLNKVMLIGNLGADPEIRSFQNGGKVCNLRIATSETWKDRDGQRQERTEWHTVAIFSEGLVNVCENYLRKGSKVYVEGQLQTRKWQDQSGNDRYSTEIVLRGFNGTLTMLDGAPGGGGQRGGGGGGDWNRGGSSGGSGGGGGGWNQGGGSSSGGSGGGSNYDDLEDDIPF; encoded by the coding sequence ATGGCCGGCTCACTCAACAAGGTAATGCTGATCGGCAACCTCGGCGCGGATCCGGAGATCCGCAGCTTCCAGAACGGCGGCAAAGTCTGCAACCTGCGGATCGCGACCAGCGAGACGTGGAAGGATCGCGACGGCCAGCGCCAGGAACGCACCGAATGGCACACCGTGGCGATCTTCTCCGAAGGGCTCGTCAACGTTTGCGAGAACTACCTGCGGAAGGGCAGCAAGGTCTATGTTGAGGGCCAGCTGCAGACCCGCAAGTGGCAAGACCAGTCGGGCAACGATCGCTATTCGACCGAGATCGTTCTGCGCGGCTTCAATGGCACGCTGACGATGCTCGACGGTGCGCCGGGTGGCGGCGGCCAGCGCGGCGGCGGTGGCGGCGGCGACTGGAACCGTGGCGGTTCGAGCGGAGGCTCGGGTGGCGGCGGTGGCGGCTGGAACCAGGGTGGCGGATCGTCAAGTGGCGGTTCGGGCGGCGGCTCGAACTACGACGACCTCGAAGACGATATCCCGTTCTGA
- the feoB gene encoding ferrous iron transporter B, with translation MTAPRTAALVGNPNSGKSALFNALTGARQKIANYPGVTVERKAGRIVLPSGEPVELIDLPGAYSFEPTSPDEEVTRKVVHGEFEAEAMPQVLVVVLDAANLEQHLVFAQEVIALGRPTVVALNMVDLAKRDGLVLDPEALSSALGVPVVPTVAVRRRGIAELLVAIADAEAHVTDGAPHAQPHLTLPERRLAAHNIAQAAILSETTQHRLHAGLDKVLLHPWLGPVILFAFLFVMFQAVFAWATPFADALDAGVNLLSGWVVANFPAGFLRDLVTQGVLAGVGSVIVFLPQIVILFAFILSMEASGYMARAAFLMDRLMQGVGLSGRSFIPLLSSFACAIPGIMATRSIADPKDRLTTILIAPMMTCSARLPVYAVIIAAFIPHRTVGAGIGLQGLVLFALYVSGIIGAMAVALVLRRSVTKGTASGFIMELPRYQMPHLKDLAIGLWQRAWVFLRRAGTIIFSVTVVLWLLLSFPRAAPGESQVDASIAGHLSNGLAVVVKPIGFNREIALALIPAMAAREVAVSSLATTYAVDAPDDAHMEAGLATQLAAKWSLPTALAFLAWFVFAPQCLSTIAVVRRETNGWKWPLFMLAYLFALAYVFAGLTFWLATAAGL, from the coding sequence ATGACCGCTCCGCGCACAGCCGCTCTCGTCGGCAACCCCAATTCGGGCAAGAGTGCGCTGTTCAATGCGCTGACCGGTGCGCGCCAGAAGATCGCCAATTACCCGGGCGTGACCGTTGAACGGAAGGCCGGGCGGATCGTGCTGCCGAGCGGCGAGCCGGTCGAGCTAATCGACTTGCCCGGCGCCTATTCGTTCGAGCCGACCAGCCCGGACGAAGAAGTGACCCGCAAAGTCGTCCACGGCGAATTCGAAGCCGAAGCAATGCCTCAAGTGCTGGTGGTGGTGCTCGACGCAGCCAACCTCGAGCAGCACCTCGTGTTCGCGCAGGAAGTGATCGCGCTGGGCAGGCCGACGGTCGTCGCGCTCAACATGGTCGACCTCGCCAAGCGCGACGGGCTGGTGCTCGATCCGGAGGCCTTGTCGTCCGCGCTCGGCGTGCCGGTGGTGCCGACGGTGGCGGTGCGGCGTCGCGGTATCGCTGAATTGCTCGTGGCGATTGCCGACGCCGAAGCGCATGTAACCGATGGTGCGCCGCACGCGCAGCCTCACCTGACGTTGCCAGAACGGCGCCTTGCCGCGCACAACATCGCCCAAGCCGCGATCCTGTCGGAAACCACGCAGCACCGGCTCCACGCAGGGCTCGATAAGGTGCTGCTCCATCCGTGGCTGGGCCCGGTGATCCTGTTCGCATTCCTGTTCGTGATGTTCCAGGCGGTGTTCGCGTGGGCGACCCCGTTCGCCGACGCGCTCGACGCGGGGGTGAACCTGCTGTCGGGCTGGGTCGTAGCGAATTTCCCTGCCGGGTTCCTGCGCGACCTTGTCACGCAAGGGGTGCTGGCCGGCGTCGGCTCGGTGATCGTGTTCCTGCCGCAGATCGTGATCCTGTTTGCGTTCATCCTGTCGATGGAAGCAAGCGGCTACATGGCGCGTGCAGCGTTCCTGATGGACCGGCTGATGCAAGGCGTGGGGCTTTCGGGCCGCAGCTTCATCCCGCTGCTTTCCAGCTTTGCCTGCGCGATCCCCGGGATCATGGCGACCCGTTCGATCGCCGATCCCAAGGATCGCCTGACCACGATCCTGATCGCGCCGATGATGACCTGTTCGGCGCGGCTGCCGGTCTATGCGGTGATCATTGCCGCGTTCATTCCGCATCGCACCGTAGGCGCCGGGATCGGATTGCAGGGGCTGGTGCTGTTTGCGCTCTACGTTTCCGGGATCATCGGTGCGATGGCGGTGGCACTGGTGCTGCGCCGGTCGGTGACCAAGGGCACCGCGAGCGGTTTCATCATGGAACTGCCGCGCTACCAGATGCCGCACCTCAAGGACCTGGCGATCGGATTGTGGCAGCGGGCGTGGGTGTTCCTGCGCCGCGCGGGCACGATCATCTTCTCGGTCACCGTTGTGCTGTGGCTGCTGCTCAGCTTCCCCAGGGCCGCGCCGGGCGAGAGCCAGGTCGATGCTTCGATCGCCGGGCACCTGTCGAACGGGCTGGCAGTGGTGGTGAAGCCGATCGGCTTCAATCGCGAAATCGCGCTGGCACTGATCCCGGCGATGGCGGCGCGCGAAGTGGCGGTCAGCTCGCTCGCGACGACTTACGCAGTCGATGCGCCCGACGATGCCCACATGGAGGCGGGACTGGCGACGCAGCTTGCTGCCAAGTGGAGCCTGCCGACCGCGCTCGCGTTTCTTGCGTGGTTCGTGTTCGCCCCGCAGTGCCTTTCGACCATTGCTGTCGTCCGGCGCGAGACGAATGGGTGGAAATGGCCCTTGTTCATGTTGGCATACCTCTTCGCGCTTGCTTATGTTTTTGCCGGCCTGACCTTCTGGCTGGCGACAGCGGCGGGCCTCTAG
- a CDS encoding TonB-dependent receptor — protein MRSSFGRSTAFILLASTSVLATPALAQSTTPAKTPAATDNVDANEIIVTAQKRSQSLQDVPISIQALTGTSLKDHQVADFSDYAALLPSVSYQSYGPGQSQIYFRGVSSGANANGSHSGPQPTSAMYVDEVPLTTIGGAPDMHVYDVARVEALSGPQGTLYGASSLSGTLRVITNQPNPNRFEASFDATGTTLAKGANSSGGTIEGMINVPLSERIALRTSMFYERDGGYISNTLGTRSYDAYDINGNPVTLTYTNAKYVKKNFNDVETWGGRAALGIDLDDNWTVTPSIIYQNQTSHGTFLFDPKVGDLQVHDFTPDYGTDEWYQAALTIKGKIGSWDLTYAGGYFERQTDLTQDYSYYTVSYVDNYGPSYASYYDGNGNNVDPTQVYRGIDKYSKLSQEVRISSPSENRWHLIAGLFYERQTDKIHADYIVPGFTDSLLGPPVPKCGDDIFCTRVYRVDRDYAAFADGSYDILDNLTLDAGIRYFKTKNSLGGFSGFAGTVSSASCTPTAASDPVPCTLFDFTTKDSGETHKVSLTWKMTPDAMLYGTYSTGYRPGGINRRAGVPPYRPDTLSNYEIGVKTQWLDRHLTINLTAFQEEWHDIQFGLAAFGSNGVISTYNAGNARIKGLEGDFSLRMSGFSLSGSATYIDAYLTTPFCQIDTNGLPNCTDPNYIATPAGTKLPTQPDFKGNLTARYDFPVGSANAFVQGTLNHQSGTRSYLTVDPYSGGEVLPNTQGFTSADFSLGMNYGTWKWSLFLTNAFDERGVLSLNTVCVPSLCGAYARAYPIKPRTLGLSIGYKY, from the coding sequence GTGCGTAGTTCCTTTGGTAGATCGACTGCCTTCATCCTGCTCGCTTCGACTTCGGTCCTCGCGACACCTGCACTGGCGCAATCGACGACGCCGGCAAAGACCCCTGCCGCGACCGACAACGTCGACGCCAACGAGATCATCGTCACCGCCCAGAAGCGCAGCCAGAGCTTGCAGGACGTGCCGATCAGCATCCAGGCACTGACCGGCACCAGCCTCAAGGATCACCAGGTCGCCGATTTTTCGGACTACGCGGCCCTGCTGCCCAGCGTCAGCTACCAGTCGTACGGACCCGGCCAGTCGCAGATCTATTTCCGCGGTGTTTCGAGTGGTGCGAATGCCAACGGCAGCCACAGCGGGCCGCAGCCGACCAGCGCCATGTATGTCGACGAAGTGCCGCTGACGACGATCGGCGGCGCGCCCGACATGCACGTTTACGACGTTGCGCGGGTCGAGGCGCTGTCCGGGCCGCAAGGCACCCTCTACGGCGCGAGCTCGCTGTCGGGCACCTTGCGCGTCATTACCAACCAGCCGAACCCCAACCGCTTCGAAGCCAGCTTCGACGCGACCGGCACGACCCTCGCGAAGGGCGCCAATTCGTCGGGCGGGACGATCGAAGGAATGATCAACGTCCCGCTGAGCGAGCGGATCGCGCTGCGCACCAGCATGTTCTACGAGCGCGATGGCGGCTACATCAGCAACACGCTCGGCACCCGCAGCTACGATGCGTATGATATCAACGGCAATCCGGTCACTTTGACCTACACCAACGCCAAGTACGTCAAGAAGAACTTCAACGACGTCGAGACCTGGGGCGGCCGCGCCGCGCTCGGCATCGACCTCGACGACAACTGGACGGTGACGCCGAGCATCATCTACCAGAACCAGACCTCGCACGGGACGTTCCTGTTCGATCCCAAGGTCGGTGACCTGCAGGTGCACGATTTCACGCCGGATTACGGCACCGACGAATGGTACCAGGCCGCGCTGACCATCAAGGGCAAGATCGGCAGCTGGGACCTGACCTATGCCGGCGGCTATTTCGAACGCCAGACCGATCTGACGCAGGATTATTCGTACTACACGGTGTCCTACGTCGATAACTACGGGCCGTCGTATGCGAGTTACTACGATGGCAACGGCAACAACGTCGATCCCACGCAAGTCTATCGCGGGATCGACAAGTATTCCAAGCTGTCGCAGGAAGTGCGCATTTCCTCTCCATCGGAGAACCGCTGGCACCTGATCGCCGGGCTGTTCTACGAGCGCCAGACCGACAAGATCCATGCGGACTATATCGTGCCTGGATTCACCGACAGCCTGCTCGGGCCGCCGGTGCCCAAGTGCGGCGACGATATCTTCTGCACCCGTGTCTATCGCGTGGACCGCGACTACGCCGCGTTTGCTGACGGGTCGTACGACATCCTCGACAACCTGACGCTCGACGCCGGCATCCGTTATTTCAAGACCAAGAACTCGCTCGGCGGCTTCTCCGGATTTGCCGGAACGGTATCGAGTGCGAGCTGTACGCCGACTGCGGCGAGCGACCCGGTGCCGTGTACGCTGTTCGACTTCACGACCAAGGATTCGGGCGAGACGCACAAGGTCAGCCTGACCTGGAAGATGACACCCGACGCGATGCTCTACGGCACCTATTCTACCGGCTATCGCCCGGGGGGCATCAATCGCCGCGCCGGTGTGCCGCCTTACAGGCCGGACACACTCAGCAACTACGAAATCGGCGTGAAGACCCAGTGGCTCGACCGGCACCTCACGATCAACCTGACCGCGTTCCAGGAAGAATGGCACGACATCCAGTTTGGCCTGGCCGCATTCGGTTCGAACGGCGTCATCAGCACCTACAATGCGGGTAACGCGCGCATCAAGGGCCTGGAAGGCGACTTCAGCCTGCGCATGTCCGGGTTCAGCCTTTCGGGCAGCGCGACGTATATCGACGCATACCTGACAACTCCTTTCTGCCAGATCGACACCAACGGCCTGCCGAACTGCACCGATCCCAATTACATCGCGACGCCGGCCGGTACCAAGCTGCCGACCCAGCCGGACTTCAAGGGCAACCTGACTGCGCGCTACGATTTCCCGGTCGGCTCTGCGAATGCGTTTGTCCAGGGCACCCTCAACCACCAGTCCGGAACGCGGTCCTATCTCACGGTGGATCCGTACAGTGGCGGCGAAGTCCTGCCCAACACGCAGGGCTTTACGTCGGCGGACTTCTCGCTGGGGATGAACTACGGCACCTGGAAGTGGTCGCTGTTCCTGACCAACGCGTTCGACGAGCGCGGCGTGCTCAGCCTCAACACGGTCTGCGTACCGAGCCTGTGCGGCGCCTATGCGCGGGCCTACCCGATCAAGCCGCGCACGCTCGGGTTGTCGATCGGCTACAAGTACTGA
- the hslU gene encoding ATP-dependent protease ATPase subunit HslU, with amino-acid sequence MDNLTPKAIVEALDAHIIGQTDAKRAVAVALRNRWRRQRLSPELRDEVTPKNILMIGPTGCGKTEISRRLAKLAEAPFVKVEATKFTEVGYVGRDVEQIARDLVEEAIRLEKDRRREAVREAASKAAMDRLLNALVGDSASEATRESFRQRIVDNAMNDVEVEVEVEEAPQMPFDLGGMGGNVGMINLSDMFGKAMGKTPTKRRKLKVPDAWDKLVDEEAEKRMDQDDVARVALENAESNGIVFLDEVDKIAVSDVRGGSVSREGVQRDLLPLIEGTTVSTKYGPMKTDHVLFIASGAFHVAKPSDMLPELQGRLPIRVELRALTEEDFVRILSETRANLVAQYKALLGTEDVTLELGDDAIAEIARIAAQVNESVENIGARRLQTVMEKLLEELSFEAEDHKGETVTIDAAYVRERLASLAGDTDLSKYIL; translated from the coding sequence ATGGATAACCTGACCCCCAAAGCCATCGTCGAGGCGCTCGACGCGCACATCATCGGCCAGACGGATGCCAAGCGCGCGGTGGCCGTTGCCTTGCGCAACCGCTGGCGGCGCCAGCGGCTGTCGCCCGAGCTGCGCGACGAAGTGACACCCAAGAATATCCTGATGATCGGGCCGACCGGCTGCGGCAAGACCGAGATCAGCCGCCGCTTGGCGAAGCTTGCCGAAGCGCCGTTCGTGAAGGTCGAAGCGACCAAGTTCACCGAAGTCGGCTATGTCGGCCGCGACGTCGAGCAGATTGCCCGCGACCTGGTCGAGGAAGCGATCCGGCTGGAGAAGGACCGCCGCCGCGAAGCGGTGCGCGAGGCGGCGAGCAAGGCGGCGATGGACCGGCTGCTCAACGCGCTCGTGGGTGACAGCGCCAGCGAAGCGACCCGCGAGAGTTTCCGCCAGCGGATAGTCGACAACGCGATGAACGATGTCGAAGTCGAGGTGGAGGTCGAGGAAGCACCGCAGATGCCGTTCGATCTTGGCGGGATGGGCGGCAATGTCGGGATGATCAACCTGTCCGACATGTTCGGCAAGGCGATGGGCAAGACCCCGACCAAGCGCCGCAAGCTCAAGGTTCCCGATGCATGGGACAAGCTGGTCGACGAAGAGGCCGAAAAGCGCATGGACCAGGACGATGTCGCCCGGGTCGCGCTCGAGAACGCCGAATCCAACGGCATCGTGTTCCTTGACGAGGTCGACAAGATTGCCGTCAGCGATGTGCGCGGCGGGTCGGTCAGCCGCGAAGGGGTGCAGCGCGACCTGCTGCCGCTGATCGAAGGCACCACCGTCTCGACCAAGTACGGGCCGATGAAGACCGACCATGTGCTGTTCATCGCCAGCGGTGCGTTCCATGTCGCCAAGCCGAGCGACATGCTGCCCGAACTGCAGGGCCGCCTGCCGATCCGGGTCGAACTGCGCGCGCTTACCGAAGAGGACTTCGTGCGAATCCTCAGCGAGACCCGCGCGAACCTGGTGGCGCAATACAAGGCGCTACTCGGCACCGAGGATGTTACGCTCGAACTCGGCGATGATGCCATCGCGGAGATCGCCCGGATTGCCGCGCAAGTGAACGAAAGCGTCGAGAATATCGGTGCCCGCCGCTTGCAGACGGTGATGGAGAAGCTGCTCGAAGAGCTCAGCTTCGAGGCCGAGGACCACAAGGGCGAAACGGTGACGATCGATGCTGCCTACGTGCGCGAGCGGCTTGCGAGCCTCGCGGGCGACACCGACCTCAGCAAGTATATCCTCTGA
- a CDS encoding tetratricopeptide repeat-containing sulfotransferase family protein yields MTGSPAAAPAGYDPRLMAAAAALNANDLARAEPLLREYLKQDPFDVFAIRMLAELAGRIGRMRDAETLLRRALELAPDFTAARSNLALVLYRTGRPVEAMEELDQVRREEPDEMAYANLRAAALGGVGEFDEALALYQRVLDERPAHPKVWMSYGHMLKTVGRLDDSIAAYRRAIDLRPELGEVWWSLANLKTYSFDDADLAAMEAMLARDDLSQEDRFHFDFALGKAREDRGEADAAFAHYLAGNGLRRELLHYDVSENTARIDRMIAQATPGLFAAHEGDGCDAPDPIFILGMPRAGSTLIEQILSSHSQVEGTSELQDIPELARQLDEYPDRLGDLSAQQLRETGESYLKRTRIYRRTAKPLFIDKLPNNWMHTALIHLALPNAKIIDARRHPLGCCFSNFKQHFARGQSFSYDLSDLGTYYRNYVRLMAHIDAVLPGRVHRVIYEDMVEDTEGEVRRLLDYCGLPFEEACLEFHRTERAVRTASSEQVRQPIYRGATTAFEQFEPYLDPLVAALGPALEGWRTAP; encoded by the coding sequence ATGACCGGTTCACCCGCCGCTGCACCAGCTGGATACGATCCGCGCCTGATGGCGGCGGCGGCGGCGCTCAATGCCAACGATCTCGCACGCGCCGAGCCGCTGCTGCGCGAATACCTCAAGCAGGACCCGTTCGACGTGTTCGCGATCCGGATGCTGGCTGAACTGGCTGGACGGATTGGGCGGATGCGCGATGCCGAAACGCTGCTGCGCCGCGCGCTCGAGCTTGCGCCCGACTTTACGGCCGCGCGCTCGAACCTCGCGCTGGTGCTCTATCGCACTGGCCGCCCGGTCGAGGCGATGGAAGAGCTCGACCAGGTGCGCCGCGAAGAGCCCGACGAGATGGCCTATGCCAACCTGCGCGCCGCCGCGCTGGGCGGGGTGGGCGAATTCGACGAGGCGCTGGCGCTCTACCAACGCGTGCTGGACGAACGCCCGGCCCATCCCAAGGTGTGGATGAGCTATGGCCACATGCTCAAGACGGTCGGGAGGCTCGACGACAGCATCGCCGCCTATCGCCGCGCGATCGATTTGCGGCCCGAACTGGGCGAGGTCTGGTGGAGCCTCGCCAACCTCAAGACCTACAGCTTCGACGATGCCGACCTCGCCGCGATGGAAGCGATGCTGGCGCGCGACGACCTGTCGCAAGAGGATCGCTTCCACTTCGATTTCGCGCTCGGCAAGGCGCGCGAGGATCGCGGCGAAGCCGATGCGGCGTTCGCCCACTACCTCGCGGGCAACGGCCTGCGGCGTGAGTTGCTGCACTACGATGTGAGCGAGAACACCGCGCGGATCGACCGAATGATCGCGCAAGCCACGCCCGGCCTGTTTGCCGCACACGAAGGCGATGGATGCGATGCGCCCGACCCGATCTTTATCCTCGGGATGCCGCGCGCGGGATCGACCCTGATCGAGCAGATCCTGTCGAGCCATTCGCAGGTCGAAGGCACCAGCGAACTGCAGGACATTCCCGAGCTGGCGCGCCAACTCGACGAGTATCCCGACAGGCTGGGCGACCTGTCGGCACAGCAACTTCGCGAGACCGGCGAGAGTTATCTCAAGCGGACCCGCATCTACCGGCGCACCGCGAAGCCGTTGTTCATCGACAAGCTGCCGAACAACTGGATGCACACAGCGCTGATCCACCTGGCATTGCCCAATGCGAAGATCATCGACGCGCGGCGCCACCCGCTGGGATGCTGTTTCTCCAATTTCAAGCAGCACTTCGCGCGCGGGCAGAGCTTTTCCTATGACCTGTCCGACCTTGGCACCTATTACCGCAACTATGTGCGACTGATGGCACACATCGATGCGGTGTTGCCGGGACGGGTCCACCGGGTGATCTACGAAGACATGGTGGAGGACACCGAAGGGGAAGTGCGCCGCCTGCTCGACTATTGCGGCCTGCCGTTCGAGGAAGCCTGCCTCGAGTTCCATCGCACCGAGCGCGCCGTCCGCACCGCCAGTTCGGAGCAGGTGCGCCAGCCGATCTACCGCGGCGCGACGACTGCGTTCGAGCAGTTCGAACCCTATCTCGATCCGCTGGTCGCCGCGTTGGGTCCGGCACTGGAAGGATGGCGCACCGCGCCATAA
- a CDS encoding ACT domain-containing protein: MAGTVRDTAAMITSMDPRLDDQRWCFVSVTPDRAPELLGSALATFREDEGVSAIVPAHMGSEGDPVMARITLMVHSDLEGYGLTAAVSGALAEAQIACNMVAALHHDHAFVPVERAQEALAILRELQGQA, translated from the coding sequence ATGGCCGGGACGGTCCGCGATACGGCAGCGATGATCACTAGCATGGATCCCCGGCTCGACGATCAGCGCTGGTGCTTCGTTTCGGTCACCCCCGATCGCGCGCCCGAACTGCTCGGCTCCGCACTTGCCACGTTCCGCGAGGACGAAGGCGTTTCCGCGATCGTGCCTGCGCACATGGGCAGCGAAGGCGACCCGGTGATGGCGCGGATAACGCTGATGGTGCATTCCGACCTTGAGGGATACGGGCTGACGGCCGCGGTTTCGGGCGCGCTGGCCGAAGCGCAGATCGCCTGCAACATGGTCGCTGCGCTGCACCACGACCACGCATTTGTGCCTGTCGAAAGGGCCCAGGAAGCGCTCGCGATCCTGCGGGAACTGCAGGGGCAGGCGTAG
- a CDS encoding ubiquinol-cytochrome C chaperone family protein — protein sequence MSILSRLFARQPDPREALRPLWNAIVAEARRPSWYTSGGAEDTVSGRFDMVSAIYSLVLIHMEKDSELVPDTALLTELFVHDMDGQLREFGINDVVVGKRIGKLMGATGGRMAAYKAGLAGDNATLADAVRRNVTLREGADPAVIANGLRAFSERLERTSANLLCSGEIAA from the coding sequence ATGAGCATCCTGTCCCGCCTGTTCGCCCGCCAGCCCGATCCGCGCGAGGCGCTGCGCCCGCTGTGGAACGCGATCGTCGCCGAAGCGCGCCGCCCCTCCTGGTACACCAGTGGCGGAGCGGAGGACACCGTCTCGGGCCGGTTCGACATGGTCTCCGCGATCTATTCGCTGGTGCTGATCCACATGGAAAAAGACAGTGAACTGGTGCCCGACACCGCGCTGCTGACCGAATTGTTCGTTCACGACATGGACGGGCAACTGCGCGAATTCGGGATCAACGACGTGGTCGTCGGCAAACGGATCGGCAAGCTCATGGGCGCGACCGGTGGGCGGATGGCAGCCTACAAGGCGGGGCTTGCAGGTGACAACGCCACGCTGGCAGATGCCGTGCGCCGCAACGTTACTTTGCGCGAAGGGGCAGATCCGGCGGTTATCGCCAACGGGCTGCGCGCATTTTCCGAACGGCTGGAAAGAACCTCCGCCAATTTGCTCTGCTCAGGCGAGATCGCGGCATGA
- the hslV gene encoding ATP-dependent protease subunit HslV, protein MSERNDSHGLTPWHGTTIIGVKRGGKTVVAGDGQVSMGNTVMKPNAKKVRRIGKDGKVIAGFAGATADAFTLFERLEKKLEQYSGQLMRAAVELAKDWRTDKYLRNLEALMIVADTEVLLVLTGNGDVLEPEGGIAAIGSGGNFALSAARALSDYEDDPEKIARRAMAVAAEVCVFTNDQVTLETV, encoded by the coding sequence ATGAGCGAAAGAAACGATTCGCACGGGCTGACCCCGTGGCACGGCACCACCATCATCGGCGTCAAACGCGGCGGCAAGACCGTCGTCGCGGGCGACGGGCAGGTCTCGATGGGCAACACGGTGATGAAGCCCAACGCGAAAAAGGTCCGGCGGATCGGCAAAGACGGCAAGGTTATCGCCGGTTTCGCCGGGGCGACCGCAGATGCCTTCACCCTGTTCGAGCGGCTCGAAAAGAAGCTCGAGCAATATTCCGGCCAGCTGATGCGTGCCGCGGTCGAGCTCGCCAAGGATTGGCGGACCGACAAGTACTTGCGCAACCTCGAAGCGCTGATGATCGTTGCCGATACCGAAGTGCTGCTGGTGTTGACCGGCAATGGCGACGTGCTCGAACCCGAAGGCGGGATCGCCGCAATCGGTTCGGGCGGCAATTTCGCGCTCTCGGCGGCTCGTGCTTTGTCCGACTATGAGGACGATCCCGAAAAGATCGCTCGCCGCGCAATGGCGGTTGCTGCGGAAGTATGCGTCTTCACCAACGACCAGGTCACGCTGGAAACGGTCTGA
- a CDS encoding outer membrane protein assembly factor BamE translates to MTAVRTIAAGVAMAAALGLAGCASIKNHRGYIVDQTLTNSIAPGIDNQESVQQTLGDPSFKSEWGQPTWYYVSSLTARKPFVRPKITEESVLAVKFDSAGNVASVDRTGIDKVVYLHPDGDATPTLGRNRGFLEDLFGNIGQVGTGAGAGGGAGGGGGQGPNGS, encoded by the coding sequence ATGACGGCAGTACGGACGATCGCGGCGGGCGTGGCGATGGCGGCGGCGCTGGGCCTTGCGGGCTGCGCGTCGATCAAGAACCACCGGGGCTATATCGTCGACCAGACACTGACCAATTCGATCGCGCCGGGCATCGACAATCAGGAATCGGTCCAGCAGACGCTGGGCGACCCGAGCTTCAAGAGCGAGTGGGGCCAGCCGACGTGGTACTATGTGTCGAGCCTGACCGCCCGCAAGCCTTTCGTCCGGCCCAAGATAACCGAAGAGTCGGTTTTGGCGGTGAAGTTCGATTCGGCGGGGAACGTCGCTTCGGTTGATCGGACCGGGATCGACAAGGTGGTCTATCTCCACCCCGATGGTGACGCGACGCCGACGCTGGGCCGTAACCGCGGGTTCCTCGAGGACCTGTTCGGCAACATCGGCCAGGTCGGTACGGGCGCAGGTGCCGGGGGTGGCGCTGGCGGTGGGGGTGGCCAGGGGCCGAACGGCAGCTAG
- a CDS encoding YceD family protein, translating into MNDATAPEFSRPVKVRPHPPEEMAVTADAGERSALAKRFGVAAIDSLEATARFAPDGAAVDVIGTITADLVQTCAVAGDNFPVRIEEPFTVRFVPPTASAAQPDEEVELDEDDLDEIEFNGETIDLGEAVAQSLSLAIDPYAEGPNADAARAEAGIEADDEPRDGPLADLLKGLKRD; encoded by the coding sequence ATGAACGACGCTACCGCGCCGGAATTCAGCCGACCGGTCAAGGTCCGCCCGCATCCGCCGGAGGAAATGGCGGTCACGGCCGATGCCGGGGAGCGATCGGCGTTGGCCAAACGATTCGGGGTGGCGGCTATCGATTCGCTCGAGGCGACTGCCCGTTTCGCCCCCGATGGCGCAGCGGTGGACGTAATCGGCACGATCACCGCCGATCTTGTCCAGACCTGCGCGGTGGCGGGCGACAATTTCCCGGTCCGCATCGAAGAGCCTTTCACTGTGCGGTTCGTCCCGCCAACGGCCAGCGCAGCCCAGCCCGACGAGGAAGTCGAACTCGACGAAGACGACCTCGACGAGATCGAATTCAACGGCGAGACAATCGATTTGGGCGAAGCGGTCGCACAAAGTCTCTCGCTCGCGATCGATCCCTATGCCGAAGGGCCGAATGCCGATGCGGCGCGCGCCGAAGCCGGGATCGAGGCCGACGACGAGCCGCGCGACGGCCCGCTGGCGGACTTGCTCAAGGGATTGAAGCGGGACTGA